In one window of Limnohabitans sp. MORI2 DNA:
- a CDS encoding serpin family protein, translated as MMHLNKREFLQQIAASFGTYALANTAGAEAPAVATDVWASSTQKMAATLLSPQANGVISPLSIWSALAMVHAGAQGETAKEITQALQMPNDPLAFTQNQQVIQQLQHRINKSPVKLHTGNRVWLNKTREVLPSYLQRLRLNHQANPGLVDFVHQPKASRERINDWISQQTQGLVPELLGTDSITSMTRLVLTQAMYLKAPWAHAFDPRRTHDAPFTLTSGHQVAVSMMHQAGDWLAGEIKQGSTQIKVVELPYSHDDLRMVLFVPSSGRGLADALTLLQKNWASKLSPQAVLLSMPRWKARQSQSLTASLQQLGMRLAFTQGRADFSGISAEQDLYISAMQHEAYVEVSEQGTEAAAATAAVMTMRAAAPIKPPLEVRADRPFAWAVVDSTQRGVLFAGVVHDPRLADR; from the coding sequence ATGATGCATTTGAACAAACGCGAATTTCTTCAGCAGATTGCGGCCAGCTTTGGCACCTACGCCTTGGCAAACACAGCCGGTGCCGAAGCCCCCGCAGTAGCAACGGACGTTTGGGCGTCTAGCACCCAAAAAATGGCCGCCACTTTGCTGTCACCTCAGGCCAACGGCGTGATCTCACCTTTGAGCATCTGGTCCGCGTTGGCCATGGTCCATGCAGGTGCACAAGGCGAGACGGCCAAAGAAATCACTCAAGCACTGCAAATGCCAAACGACCCTTTGGCATTTACCCAAAACCAGCAAGTGATTCAACAGCTTCAGCATCGAATCAACAAAAGCCCTGTCAAGTTACACACTGGCAACCGCGTTTGGCTCAACAAAACCCGTGAAGTTTTGCCGTCTTATTTGCAACGCCTACGTCTCAACCATCAGGCCAACCCAGGCTTGGTCGATTTCGTCCATCAACCCAAGGCTTCTAGGGAGCGCATCAACGATTGGATCAGTCAACAAACCCAAGGCCTAGTTCCTGAGTTGCTGGGCACCGACAGCATCACATCGATGACCCGCTTGGTGCTGACCCAAGCCATGTATTTGAAAGCGCCCTGGGCGCACGCATTTGACCCAAGACGGACCCACGATGCACCATTCACACTGACGTCTGGTCATCAAGTGGCTGTGTCAATGATGCATCAAGCGGGCGATTGGTTAGCGGGTGAAATCAAGCAAGGCAGCACACAGATCAAAGTTGTAGAACTGCCTTACTCACACGATGATTTGCGCATGGTGCTGTTCGTGCCTTCCTCTGGACGCGGCTTGGCAGATGCTTTGACATTGCTGCAAAAAAATTGGGCGTCAAAACTCAGCCCTCAAGCTGTGCTGCTTTCTATGCCCCGATGGAAAGCACGTCAATCCCAATCTCTGACAGCCTCTTTGCAGCAGCTGGGTATGCGCCTCGCCTTCACACAAGGGCGTGCAGATTTTTCTGGAATCAGTGCAGAACAAGACCTCTACATCAGCGCCATGCAGCATGAGGCATACGTGGAAGTCTCGGAACAAGGTACAGAAGCAGCGGCAGCAACAGCGGCGGTCATGACCATGCGGGCCGCCGCCCCCATCAAACCACCGTTAGAAGTACGAGCAGATCGTCCATTTGCATGGGCTGTCGTTGACAGCACACAACGGGGTGTCTTGTTTGCAGGCGTGGTGCATGATCCACGCTTGGCCGATCGCTAA
- a CDS encoding YitT family protein, with translation MEDLQGLLTGCLFVALGVCLFREASLFTGGTTGVAFLLHYLAELPLGAVLFTINLPFYVFGWQRLGHAFTFKTFAAVGLLSIYVELLPQWIGFSHLEPTFAAVMAGLLVGTGILILIRHGASLGGVTIMAVYLQKTRGWRAGHVQMAIDACILLTVFALTDAHKALLSLLGAFALNLVIAVNHRADRYYGA, from the coding sequence TTGGAAGATCTGCAAGGTTTGCTCACGGGCTGCTTGTTTGTCGCGTTGGGGGTGTGCTTGTTTCGTGAAGCTTCCCTGTTCACCGGCGGCACCACAGGTGTGGCGTTCTTGCTGCATTACTTAGCAGAGCTGCCATTGGGCGCGGTGTTGTTCACCATCAATCTGCCGTTTTACGTGTTTGGCTGGCAGCGACTCGGCCATGCGTTCACTTTCAAAACATTTGCAGCTGTTGGCCTACTCTCCATCTACGTCGAGCTGCTGCCTCAATGGATTGGGTTTTCGCATTTAGAACCCACCTTCGCCGCCGTCATGGCTGGCCTGCTGGTCGGGACTGGCATTTTGATTTTGATTCGCCACGGCGCCAGCTTAGGCGGCGTCACCATCATGGCGGTGTATTTGCAAAAGACTCGCGGCTGGCGTGCAGGCCATGTGCAAATGGCCATTGACGCCTGCATCTTGCTCACCGTCTTTGCGCTAACCGATGCACACAAAGCACTGCTGTCACTGCTCGGTGCCTTTGCTTTGAATTTGGTGATTGCCGTAAATCACCGCGCTGACCGTTATTACGGCGCCTAA